Sequence from the uncultured Draconibacterium sp. genome:
AGAGCATTTTAAACAATTGAAAGAGGATGCACAGCATTATATTGCTGAACGATCGGACGAGATTCTTGAGGAAATCATGAAAAAGGTGAACCAGGAAGTAAATAAGTTCTCGAGGATCAACAAGGTGGTGTTGCAGCCCAATCCTTTTGAACGTACACCAACAAGAAAAATTAAGCGCTTTTTATACGCTTAGCAAACACGATATTTTAACAAAAGGGAAAGTCTCATGAAGTCTTTCCTTTTTTGTTGGTCTACTTTTGAATAATAACTGACAATCTATTAGAATTTGTTACTTTTGTAGCCACAAAAATCACTTAGTAAATGGTAACGGAATCAAGATATAGTGCGAGGGGTGTTTCGGCCTCGAAAGAAGATGTGCATGAAGCGATTAAGAATGTAGACAAAGGGCTTTTTCCAAAGGCATTCTGTAAAATCGTTCCCGATATTTTAGGGGGAGACGACGAATGGTGCAATATTATGCATGCCGATGGTGCGGGAACAAAGTCGGCCCTGGCTTACATGTATTGGAAAGAAACCGGAGACGTTTCGGTGTGGAAAGGAATTGCACAAGATGCATTGATCATGAATGTTGACGACCTGCTTTGTGTGGGTGCCACCGATAATATTTTGGTGTCGTCGACTATTGGCCGTAACAAAAACAACATTCCGGGCGAGGTAATTGCCGCCATTATTAACGGAACCGAAGAGTTGCTTGCCAATCTTCGCGAAATGGGTGTTAGCATTTATTCAACAGGTGGCGAAACTGCCGATGTTGGCGACCTGGTTCGTACCATCATTGTTGACTCAACGGTTACCTGCCGCATGAAAAAAGCTGATGTGGTGTCGGCCGATAAAATTGCTGCCGGCGATGTAATTGTTGGTTTGTCATCATCGGGCACAGCAACTTACGAAACAGAATACAACGGCGGAATGGGAAGTAACGGATTGACCTCGGCCCGCCACGATGTTTTTGCTAATTATCTGGCCGAGAAATATCCTGAGAGTTTTGACCCTGCAGTGCCTGCAGATTTGGTTTATTCAGGTGGAAAGAAATTGACCGAGGCTGTTGAAGGTTTGGATATTGATGCAGGGAAACTGGTACTTTCTCCAACGCGTACTTACGCACCGGTAATCAAAAAAGTGCTGGATAAGTACCGCTCACAAATTTCAGGAATGATTCATTGTTCGGGTGGAGCGCAAACAAAGGTGCTGCACTTTGTCGACAATGTACACGTGATTAAAGACAATATGTTCTCCGTTCCTCCACTCTTCAAATTAATTCAGGAGCAATCGGGAACCGACTGGAAAGAAATGTACAAGGTGTTCAACATGGGGCACCGTTACGAAATATACTGCAGTGCCGATGTGGCCGACGAGATCATTGAAATCTCGAAATCGTTTAACATTGATGCACAAATTATTGGAAAAGTTGAACCTTTTGACGGCAATAAGCTTACAATTAAGTCGGAGAAAGGCGAGTTTATTTATTAAGAAAAACCATGGCAGAATACGCATTATTAGAAAAATTTGAATCGATAAAGCACCGCTTCGAGGAAGTAGAGCAGCAGATTACCGATCCTGAGGTGATTTCCGATATGAAGCGTTACGTAAAGCTGAACCAGGAATATAAACACCTGCAAAAGTTAGTTGCAAAATTTCAGGAGTATAAGAACATGGTCGATAATATATTGACCGGAAAAGAAATGCTGGCCGAAGAAAGCGATGAAGAAATGCGTGAAATGGCGCGTGAGGAAATCGAGGAGTCGGAAAAGCGCATCCCTGAGATTGAAAAAGAGGTTAAACTTTTGCTGGTTCCTGCTGATCCGGAAGATGCGAAAAATGCAATTCTTGAAATTCGTGCCGGAACCGGTGGCGACGAGGCAAGTATTTTTGCCGGCGATTTGTATCGTATGTACAGCAAGTTTTGCGAGCAAAAAGGTTGGCGCATGGAGGTAACCAATGCCAACGAAGGTACAGCGGGCGGTTTTAAAGAAATTGTAGCTAATATTACCGGCGAAGGTGTTTACGGCGTTATGAAATACGAATCGGGAGTGCATCGTGTGCAGCGTGTACCACAAACCGAAACTCAGGGGCGTGTACATACCTCTGCAGCTACAGTGGCTGTTTTGCCTGAGGCCGATGAGTTTGATGTGGAATTGAAAACCGAGGATATCCGTCGTGATGAATACTGTT
This genomic interval carries:
- a CDS encoding AIR synthase related protein; translated protein: MVTESRYSARGVSASKEDVHEAIKNVDKGLFPKAFCKIVPDILGGDDEWCNIMHADGAGTKSALAYMYWKETGDVSVWKGIAQDALIMNVDDLLCVGATDNILVSSTIGRNKNNIPGEVIAAIINGTEELLANLREMGVSIYSTGGETADVGDLVRTIIVDSTVTCRMKKADVVSADKIAAGDVIVGLSSSGTATYETEYNGGMGSNGLTSARHDVFANYLAEKYPESFDPAVPADLVYSGGKKLTEAVEGLDIDAGKLVLSPTRTYAPVIKKVLDKYRSQISGMIHCSGGAQTKVLHFVDNVHVIKDNMFSVPPLFKLIQEQSGTDWKEMYKVFNMGHRYEIYCSADVADEIIEISKSFNIDAQIIGKVEPFDGNKLTIKSEKGEFIY
- the prfA gene encoding peptide chain release factor 1, which encodes MAEYALLEKFESIKHRFEEVEQQITDPEVISDMKRYVKLNQEYKHLQKLVAKFQEYKNMVDNILTGKEMLAEESDEEMREMAREEIEESEKRIPEIEKEVKLLLVPADPEDAKNAILEIRAGTGGDEASIFAGDLYRMYSKFCEQKGWRMEVTNANEGTAGGFKEIVANITGEGVYGVMKYESGVHRVQRVPQTETQGRVHTSAATVAVLPEADEFDVELKTEDIRRDEYCSSGPGGQSVNTTYSAIRLTHIPTGIVVTCQDQKSKLKNLDKAMAELRTRLYNMEYQKYIDEISSKRKTMVSTGDRSAKIRTYNWPQGRVTDHRINLTLYNLQAIINGEIDEIIEKLMIEENAAKLKEAEI